The following are encoded together in the Thermodesulfatator atlanticus DSM 21156 genome:
- the rplN gene encoding 50S ribosomal protein L14 — protein sequence MIQQQSYLNVADNSGAKRIMCIRVLGGSGRRYARIGDVIIASVKEALPNSKVKAGDVVRAVVVRTKKEQPRPDGTLIRFDENAAVLINQWGEPIGTRIFGPVGRELRSKKFMKIISLAPEVL from the coding sequence ATGATTCAACAGCAATCATATTTAAATGTAGCTGATAATTCTGGAGCTAAGAGAATAATGTGCATTCGGGTCCTGGGTGGCTCAGGGCGCCGCTACGCCCGCATAGGCGATGTTATCATTGCCTCGGTAAAAGAGGCTTTGCCAAACTCTAAAGTCAAAGCGGGCGATGTGGTGCGGGCTGTAGTGGTGCGCACCAAAAAAGAACAGCCACGTCCTGATGGGACCTTGATTCGCTTTGATGAGAACGCTGCGGTTTTGATTAACCAGTGGGGAGAGCCCATTGGTACTCGTATCTTTGGTCCTGTTGGTCGTGAGTTAAGGTCAAAGAAGTTCATGAAAATTATTTCACTTGCGCCAGAAGTTCTGTAA
- the rpsQ gene encoding 30S ribosomal protein S17, with the protein MSEKKGNPKQFIGIVVSDKMNKTVVVAVERLKMHPIYKKYIKRRKKFMAHDEENACRIGDKVLIEETRPLSRHKRWRVKTIIERAKVLEKETSQEEA; encoded by the coding sequence ATGAGTGAGAAGAAAGGAAATCCCAAACAGTTTATTGGCATTGTGGTTAGCGACAAGATGAACAAAACCGTAGTGGTGGCGGTTGAGCGCTTAAAGATGCATCCCATTTACAAAAAGTATATTAAGCGTCGTAAGAAATTCATGGCCCATGATGAGGAAAACGCCTGTCGGATAGGCGATAAGGTCTTAATTGAAGAGACCAGGCCGCTTTCGCGTCATAAACGCTGGCGGGTAAAGACCATAATCGAACGGGCCAAAGTGCTTGAAAAGGAAACATCTCAAGAGGAAGCCTAG
- the rpmC gene encoding 50S ribosomal protein L29, producing MKPQELRRLSVVELQEKLRELREELFNLRFQKSIHQLENPMRIRQVKRDIARVLTIMREKELQGKTS from the coding sequence ATGAAACCTCAAGAGCTTCGTCGTTTATCAGTGGTGGAACTTCAAGAAAAGCTGCGCGAGTTGCGCGAAGAGCTTTTCAATCTTCGTTTTCAGAAGTCTATCCACCAACTGGAAAATCCTATGCGTATAAGGCAAGTTAAACGGGATATTGCCCGTGTGCTTACTATTATGCGCGAAAAAGAATTACAGGGAAAAACTTCATAA